A genomic window from Sulfurospirillum diekertiae includes:
- a CDS encoding M48 metallopeptidase family protein: MNQWINNSSETISSLAAKERLISKKCIKKKKILLNFELAKQPIECIKYIIVHEMIHLLERYHNDNFKSLMDKYMPNWIERKKLLEYYPLCCC, translated from the coding sequence TTGAATCAATGGATAAACAACTCATCAGAAACTATTTCATCATTAGCGGCAAAAGAGCGATTGATTAGCAAAAAGTGTATTAAAAAGAAAAAAATACTCTTAAATTTTGAGCTTGCAAAACAGCCTATTGAGTGTATAAAATATATCATCGTTCATGAGATGATTCATCTACTTGAGCGATACCACAATGATAATTTTAAATCTTTGATGGATAAATATATGCCAAATTGGATTGAGAGAAAAAAACTCCTTGAATATTATCCTCTTTGTTGCTGTTGA
- a CDS encoding helix-turn-helix transcriptional regulator: MDKLYRLANVLQIVNKKEGSWRNLMKLKKAPSPIYLGSRSPRWRESELMEYLKDPIAYEINLQNKSK, from the coding sequence ATGGATAAATTATATCGTCTTGCAAATGTACTTCAAATAGTTAATAAAAAAGAAGGTAGCTGGCGCAATCTAATGAAATTAAAAAAAGCGCCTTCTCCCATCTATTTAGGCTCTAGGAGCCCACGGTGGAGGGAAAGTGAATTAATGGAATATTTAAAAGATCCTATAGCTTATGAAATAAATCTACAAAATAAATCTAAATAA
- a CDS encoding helix-turn-helix domain-containing protein translates to MQFNANYFIDRLLDYYKVATIVALSSKMQISQQTITSWRTRNSVSAIRKKCRELGIYHDIFNNLISSNNNFQNANLSGGATGVEIGSINKSIHSIANNDFGCDDLVKSLVKELCKKYKDDMDTLKTLLFQLTLQK, encoded by the coding sequence ATGCAGTTTAATGCAAATTATTTTATCGACCGATTACTTGATTACTATAAAGTTGCAACCATTGTTGCACTATCTTCTAAAATGCAAATATCGCAACAAACTATAACGTCATGGCGGACACGTAATTCTGTTTCAGCAATTCGTAAAAAGTGCCGAGAATTAGGTATTTATCACGATATTTTTAATAATTTAATATCTTCAAACAATAATTTTCAAAATGCAAATTTAAGTGGCGGTGCTACTGGAGTTGAAATTGGCTCCATAAACAAATCAATTCATTCTATTGCGAATAATGATTTTGGTTGTGATGATCTTGTCAAATCTCTTGTTAAAGAGCTTTGCAAGAAATATAAAGACGATATGGACACTCTTAAAACTTTATTGTTTCAACTAACTCTCCAGAAGTAA
- a CDS encoding tyrosine-type recombinase/integrase, with protein MAKSIIPLSEMQIKNAKRKEKDYKLYDGDGLYIIIWSKKERNKRWGFDYRFQGTRKTISFGTYPEITLAQARKLRQESKEKIFKSIDPSQERKDNKKELAHCTTLQNISEEWFNIKAGKLAQTTIQKKKSFLVNHVYISIGQKDIKTISRLEVIAILKEIQNKGAFEVADRVLNMLNNIWRYAVTMQIVEHNIIADIEKSMVIQAQERRHFPTITDSQEVGALLRAIDGYKGDINTKLALMISPYIFLRSSNIRSLEWKEIDFEKREIRIPAAKMKMKAPHIVPLTDRTIEILKHAYSINAHCSLYVFPSSISNIKIMSENTLNYALRRLGYSKEEIVYHGFRAMASTILHEQISEHGIHSDAIERQLAHAERSGVKAAYNHAEYLKERKILMQWWSDYLDQLKLSI; from the coding sequence ATGGCTAAGTCGATTATACCGCTATCTGAGATGCAGATAAAAAATGCTAAGCGAAAAGAAAAAGACTATAAACTTTATGATGGTGATGGACTATATATTATTATTTGGTCTAAAAAAGAACGAAATAAAAGATGGGGTTTTGATTACAGATTTCAAGGTACACGAAAAACAATCTCTTTTGGAACATATCCAGAAATAACACTTGCACAAGCTAGAAAGTTAAGACAGGAATCAAAAGAAAAAATATTCAAGAGCATTGATCCGTCTCAAGAGCGTAAAGATAATAAAAAAGAATTGGCACATTGTACAACTCTACAAAATATATCAGAAGAATGGTTTAATATAAAAGCTGGAAAACTTGCTCAAACAACTATTCAAAAGAAAAAAAGCTTTTTAGTTAATCATGTATATATTAGTATTGGGCAAAAGGATATCAAAACAATTAGTCGTTTAGAAGTAATAGCTATATTAAAAGAAATCCAAAATAAAGGTGCTTTTGAAGTAGCTGATCGAGTTTTAAACATGCTCAATAATATTTGGCGTTATGCTGTTACTATGCAAATTGTTGAGCATAATATTATTGCCGATATTGAAAAAAGTATGGTTATTCAAGCGCAAGAGCGTAGGCATTTCCCAACAATAACAGATTCACAAGAAGTTGGTGCCCTCCTCCGCGCTATTGATGGCTACAAAGGTGATATTAACACTAAACTAGCTTTGATGATTTCACCTTATATTTTTTTACGGTCTTCTAATATAAGATCATTAGAGTGGAAAGAAATAGATTTTGAAAAAAGAGAAATTAGAATTCCAGCAGCTAAAATGAAAATGAAAGCTCCTCATATTGTTCCACTTACAGATCGAACAATAGAAATTTTGAAACACGCATATTCAATTAATGCACATTGTAGTCTATATGTTTTCCCTTCTTCAATCTCTAATATAAAAATAATGAGTGAAAACACGCTTAACTATGCTCTGAGACGGTTAGGATATTCAAAAGAAGAAATTGTCTATCATGGATTTCGCGCAATGGCTTCAACAATCTTACATGAACAAATCAGTGAGCATGGAATTCATAGTGATGCTATAGAAAGGCAATTGGCTCACGCTGAACGCTCTGGTGTAAAAGCCGCATACAATCATGCTGAATATTTAAAAGAAAGAAAGATATTAATGCAATGGTGGAGTGATTATTTAGACCAGTTGAAGTTAAGTATTTAA
- a CDS encoding DUF262 domain-containing protein, which yields MQKIQGEVFEIQGIRDILNGQAQLSADLINDKYRRGEIRIITEQARYPIDSITTMLDSKKYKLNPEYQRRKRWDNLRKSRLIESFIMNVPIPPIFLYEVNYSEYEVMDGLQRLTTIYDFYDGQFRLEGLLYWKELNGMTYNELPSEVQKGIDRRYLSSIVLLQETAKNRTEAESLKQIVFERLNSGGEKLEPQEIRNALYNGSFNQKCITLAENKHFKEMWNIVDFNQQPKQASESYRKMEDVELVLRFFAYRFIDKLSGYTVEKFLDEYLKEANKFNNTTIQQLEKLFSETIETVFTIFGKKAFVLPKIKRETSKPTKTVYDPLMQSVAIFILDGKKDLLIQNATILSSAKFADESKIINSEGKALFDGRYNSNIEVSKRILYFNDLINSNI from the coding sequence ATGCAAAAAATACAAGGTGAAGTTTTTGAAATACAAGGTATTCGTGATATATTGAATGGCCAAGCACAGTTATCTGCAGATTTAATAAATGATAAATATAGACGTGGTGAAATTAGAATTATAACTGAACAAGCTAGATATCCAATTGATAGTATAACAACTATGCTTGATAGTAAAAAATATAAATTAAATCCAGAGTATCAAAGAAGAAAAAGATGGGATAATTTAAGAAAATCTCGTTTGATTGAATCATTTATAATGAATGTGCCAATACCGCCAATTTTTTTATATGAAGTCAATTATTCAGAGTATGAAGTAATGGACGGATTACAAAGATTAACAACAATATATGATTTTTATGATGGTCAATTCAGATTAGAGGGGTTACTGTATTGGAAAGAATTAAATGGAATGACATACAATGAACTTCCAAGTGAAGTTCAAAAAGGAATTGATCGTAGATACCTCTCATCCATAGTTTTACTTCAAGAAACTGCAAAAAATAGAACAGAAGCAGAATCATTAAAGCAAATTGTTTTTGAGAGATTAAATAGCGGTGGAGAAAAATTAGAACCACAGGAAATTCGTAATGCTTTATATAATGGCTCTTTTAATCAAAAATGTATTACATTAGCAGAAAATAAGCACTTCAAAGAAATGTGGAATATTGTCGATTTTAATCAACAACCAAAGCAAGCAAGCGAATCATATAGAAAAATGGAAGATGTAGAGTTGGTTTTAAGATTCTTTGCTTATCGTTTTATTGATAAACTTAGTGGCTATACTGTTGAAAAATTTTTGGATGAATATTTAAAGGAAGCAAATAAATTCAATAATACAACGATTCAGCAATTAGAAAAGTTATTTAGTGAAACTATTGAAACAGTTTTTACTATTTTTGGTAAAAAAGCTTTTGTTCTCCCAAAAATCAAGCGAGAAACTTCAAAGCCTACGAAAACAGTTTATGATCCTCTTATGCAATCAGTTGCAATATTTATTTTAGATGGTAAAAAAGATTTATTAATACAAAACGCAACAATATTATCAAGTGCAAAATTTGCCGATGAAAGTAAAATTATTAATTCAGAAGGTAAAGCGTTATTTGATGGACGATATAATTCCAATATTGAAGTAAGTAAAAGAATATTATATTTTAATGATTTGATTAATTCAAATATTTAA